In Aridibaculum aurantiacum, the following proteins share a genomic window:
- a CDS encoding serine hydrolase domain-containing protein has protein sequence MKSSFLSLVLVGCTIFFSCSSSLSTSGNHRGTAGSGTIPSTLQATSPSAANVSEERLQRIDNIIQQAIEKREVAGAIGFIARNGKIVYNKSFGHADIPTQTALKTDHIFRIASQTKAITSVAVMMLFEEGKFLLDDRISKYIPAFAKPQVLDQYNAADTTFTTKPAKREITIRDLLTHTAGLQYAVIGGEPWTAIYSKAKIYAGFEASSDSLSWSVDRLAKLPLAHNPGEKFTYGLSTDVLGRLVEVASGLPLDRFFEERIFKPLGMTDTYFYLPQEKHSRLVTVHRQGANRTLTTYEGTGSVSADYPKRGGVYLSGGAGLSSTISDYAAFLQMLLNGGTYNGTRLLSRRSVELMTSNHIGDLFVGSDKFGLGFQVTTKQTELKLGMTEGAYKWGGYFGTTYWVDPKENIIALLYTQHSSLRSDVQDKFTASVYQVLND, from the coding sequence ATGAAGTCATCATTCTTAAGCCTTGTACTTGTCGGTTGTACCATATTCTTTTCCTGTTCTTCGTCATTATCAACTTCCGGTAATCACAGGGGCACAGCAGGCAGTGGAACTATACCATCTACTCTGCAGGCAACTTCGCCTTCAGCGGCCAACGTAAGCGAAGAAAGACTGCAACGGATAGATAACATAATCCAGCAAGCCATCGAAAAAAGAGAGGTAGCAGGCGCTATAGGCTTTATTGCCCGCAACGGCAAAATAGTTTACAACAAGTCATTTGGACATGCTGACATACCCACTCAAACTGCGCTTAAGACTGACCACATTTTCAGGATCGCTTCGCAAACCAAAGCCATCACAAGTGTTGCAGTGATGATGCTTTTTGAAGAAGGAAAGTTTTTACTGGACGACCGTATTTCCAAATATATTCCTGCATTTGCTAAGCCACAGGTATTAGATCAATATAATGCTGCTGATACAACCTTTACCACCAAACCTGCTAAAAGAGAAATAACCATTCGCGACCTGCTTACCCATACGGCAGGTCTTCAGTATGCTGTTATTGGTGGAGAGCCATGGACGGCTATCTATTCTAAAGCAAAAATCTATGCGGGTTTTGAAGCAAGCAGCGACTCATTAAGCTGGTCGGTAGATAGGTTAGCTAAACTTCCGCTGGCGCACAATCCAGGGGAAAAATTCACCTATGGATTAAGCACGGATGTGTTGGGTAGGCTGGTAGAAGTTGCCTCAGGATTGCCATTAGATAGATTTTTTGAGGAAAGAATATTTAAGCCGCTTGGTATGACGGACACTTACTTTTACCTGCCACAAGAAAAGCATAGCAGGCTTGTAACTGTACATAGGCAAGGTGCGAACAGAACATTAACTACATACGAAGGAACTGGTTCTGTAAGTGCAGACTATCCAAAGCGCGGTGGCGTATACCTATCTGGCGGCGCTGGTTTAAGTTCTACCATTTCTGATTATGCAGCATTTCTCCAGATGCTATTGAACGGCGGCACTTACAATGGCACAAGGCTCCTGTCTCGCAGATCAGTTGAGCTGATGACAAGCAATCACATAGGCGACCTGTTTGTAGGTAGTGACAAGTTTGGTTTAGGCTTCCAGGTAACAACCAAACAAACTGAATTGAAACTAGGCATGACCGAAGGCGCCTACAAATGGGGTGGATATTTTGGAACCACCTATTGGGTAGATCCGAAAGAGAACATTATAGCACTATTGTATACACAACATTCATCGCTGAGATCAGATGTGCAGGATAAATTCACCGCATCTGTTTACCAGGTATTGAACGATTAA
- a CDS encoding T9SS type A sorting domain-containing protein has translation MNKNFTSLSQRMCLALAFSFFSVLWCNMSYSQQWTILGNENQVSAVSSNYTSIAVLDTVPYVVYREGTEAKVKRKNTSTGAWEQVGDIIGSNVIYPRIMVDKTNNLYVTYVDASNGNRLAVKMYNDTMQLWQPLHNNSNNLYVSTGTVNGASGVTQYSSTPRSSLAFDSDNRPYIAYAEGSMLTPFVKRFIDSAWQTVGTGAVNTADTAVAVTLVLDEADVPWLAFVKLAASNSTTGSMALYRFGGGTWTRMSSNFNGIRHTSMALTPNNNLAIAYFNTGNSNRATVVIYDKTAGTFGTTTSLSSRDAPSLSLIRDISGNLYCSFIDAISSAFRNAARVFKLELQSTTWRELKDPAMTGIDEPVGNLTIAVGSDTARPHIVYTRSNSAGVTTPVVRAYTPPSPPATLTTTAATNITSTSAVAGGNITADGGTAITERGIVYGTSLNPTTANTKIVDGSTGLGSFSATINGLATATLYYVRAYAISGGGTVTYGSNIRFNTLPLAGSVVTAPKQMELLNRGVVAVRTSSTRVFVSWRMLGTEPSSVSYNLYRNGVKVNNSPITNSTNFEDNATINGTYTVTAIINGVEGTASAPSPTWSNNQLTIPMQIPPGGTTPDGVAYTYTANDCSVGDVDADGEYEVFVKWDPTKLNHNSGGYSGDQIIDCYKMNGTRLWRINLGKNINAGPHFTQFMVYDLDGDGKAEMACKTADGTIDGTGAVLGNPTVDYRNSAGWVHQGPEYLTVFNGLTGAAMSTATYQPARGNISDWGDNYGNRADRFVSAVAYLDGVRPSLVIGRGYYNKLARAAYDFRNGQLTLRWKFDSSDPGNGAYAGQGNHQMTIGDVDGDGKDEVINGSSAIDDDGKRLWTYRMGHGDALHMSDMDPDRPGQEIWINLESPSEYDGMGLRMYDAKTGQTIWGVPTTGDVGRSMAADIDPAHKGYEVWGSAGNLYNARGQQISTSKPSSFNFGIWWDGDLSRELLDRTMIDKWNPLTNTTNRLFTIYQAAPIAQNNDTKATPGLSADLFGDWREEMIFRYSDNSALVIFTTTIPTNHRIRTLMHDPQYRTAIAWQNSGYNQPPHPSFYLGNNMEEPPMPNIFIANDAGLPVKLLTFTAKPHDKQVLVEWTATNEVNSKEYVVERSSNGRDFTAIETVADKGSNGSVNYYYIFDTQPLDGINYYRLKQVDIDGKYVYSNIKTVSFGKTKQLNIYPNPATSFVKLEMPPSNNVLSVTITNVEGRIVFRSRGLLSQVNSEINALLPLMKPGYYHVQVAEKEAIFKGPLIKQ, from the coding sequence ATGAATAAAAACTTTACCTCGCTTAGCCAGCGTATGTGCCTTGCTTTGGCTTTTTCTTTCTTTAGTGTTTTGTGGTGCAACATGTCTTATAGCCAGCAATGGACCATCCTCGGCAACGAGAACCAGGTATCTGCTGTCTCTTCTAATTATACTTCTATTGCTGTATTGGATACTGTTCCATACGTGGTGTACCGGGAAGGTACTGAGGCTAAAGTGAAAAGAAAGAATACAAGCACAGGTGCCTGGGAACAGGTAGGTGATATTATTGGAAGCAACGTGATCTACCCAAGGATCATGGTGGACAAAACAAATAACCTATATGTTACCTATGTTGATGCTTCTAATGGAAATCGCCTGGCGGTAAAAATGTACAACGATACTATGCAGCTATGGCAACCACTACATAACAACAGCAACAATCTTTATGTTTCTACAGGAACAGTGAATGGCGCTAGTGGTGTTACTCAATACAGCTCTACACCCCGTAGTTCGCTGGCATTCGACTCCGACAACCGTCCTTACATTGCCTATGCAGAAGGCAGTATGCTTACGCCATTTGTAAAAAGATTTATAGACAGTGCATGGCAAACTGTTGGTACTGGCGCGGTAAATACAGCAGACACTGCCGTTGCAGTAACTCTTGTACTTGATGAGGCTGATGTGCCATGGCTTGCTTTTGTAAAATTGGCCGCATCAAATTCTACTACCGGAAGCATGGCGCTCTATCGTTTTGGTGGTGGTACTTGGACACGCATGTCTTCCAACTTCAACGGGATACGACACACAAGCATGGCACTAACACCAAATAACAATCTTGCTATAGCTTATTTCAATACCGGCAATTCCAATAGGGCAACTGTTGTTATCTATGATAAAACAGCCGGCACTTTTGGCACTACCACTTCGCTTTCCTCGCGTGATGCTCCAAGCCTTAGCCTTATCAGAGACATTTCTGGAAACCTGTATTGCTCTTTCATAGATGCTATATCAAGTGCTTTCAGGAATGCTGCGCGTGTGTTTAAACTGGAGTTGCAAAGCACCACATGGCGCGAACTGAAAGACCCGGCTATGACAGGCATAGATGAACCTGTAGGTAATCTGACCATTGCCGTTGGCAGCGATACTGCACGTCCACATATTGTTTACACCAGGTCTAATTCTGCTGGTGTAACCACCCCTGTTGTACGGGCTTACACACCGCCTTCTCCCCCCGCCACACTTACTACTACCGCAGCTACTAATATCACTTCTACGTCGGCTGTAGCCGGTGGAAATATTACGGCTGACGGTGGAACTGCCATTACCGAACGCGGTATCGTTTACGGAACTAGCCTTAATCCTACTACTGCTAATACTAAGATTGTAGACGGTTCCACAGGCTTGGGTTCTTTTTCTGCTACCATCAATGGTTTGGCAACCGCTACTTTATATTATGTAAGAGCATATGCAATCAGCGGTGGCGGTACAGTTACCTACGGAAGCAATATAAGGTTCAATACATTGCCCTTAGCCGGCTCAGTGGTAACAGCTCCCAAACAAATGGAACTTTTAAATCGCGGTGTGGTAGCTGTGCGCACATCGTCAACCAGGGTGTTTGTAAGCTGGCGCATGCTTGGTACCGAACCTTCTTCTGTTAGCTACAACCTGTACCGCAACGGTGTAAAGGTGAACAACTCGCCTATCACCAATTCTACCAATTTTGAAGATAATGCTACCATCAACGGCACTTATACAGTTACTGCCATCATCAATGGTGTAGAAGGAACAGCCTCAGCGCCATCTCCTACATGGAGCAACAACCAGCTTACCATTCCCATGCAAATACCCCCTGGTGGCACTACCCCTGATGGTGTTGCATACACTTACACGGCCAACGATTGCTCTGTAGGTGATGTTGATGCAGATGGCGAATACGAAGTTTTTGTAAAGTGGGATCCTACTAAATTGAACCATAACTCTGGCGGCTACTCCGGCGACCAGATCATTGACTGCTATAAGATGAATGGTACCCGTTTGTGGCGCATCAACCTTGGCAAGAACATCAATGCGGGCCCACACTTTACGCAGTTTATGGTATACGACCTGGATGGTGATGGAAAAGCAGAAATGGCGTGCAAGACTGCAGATGGTACAATAGATGGAACCGGTGCAGTATTAGGTAATCCAACAGTTGATTACCGCAACAGCGCCGGATGGGTACACCAGGGTCCTGAATACCTGACTGTCTTCAATGGTCTTACAGGTGCTGCAATGTCAACTGCTACTTATCAACCAGCACGCGGCAACATTTCCGACTGGGGCGATAATTATGGCAACCGTGCAGATCGTTTTGTTTCGGCTGTAGCCTATCTGGATGGAGTACGTCCGAGCCTGGTAATTGGCCGCGGCTACTATAATAAGCTGGCGCGTGCTGCTTATGATTTTAGAAATGGGCAACTTACACTTCGCTGGAAGTTTGATAGCAGCGACCCGGGTAACGGAGCATATGCAGGGCAGGGTAATCACCAGATGACGATAGGTGATGTGGATGGAGATGGAAAAGATGAAGTCATCAATGGATCAAGTGCTATTGATGATGATGGAAAACGACTTTGGACATACCGGATGGGTCATGGCGATGCATTACATATGTCTGACATGGACCCGGACCGCCCCGGACAGGAGATCTGGATCAATCTTGAGTCGCCGAGTGAATATGATGGAATGGGTTTGAGAATGTACGATGCTAAAACTGGTCAAACAATTTGGGGTGTACCTACCACCGGCGATGTGGGTCGTTCCATGGCAGCAGATATAGATCCTGCGCATAAAGGTTACGAGGTTTGGGGTTCTGCAGGTAATCTATATAATGCAAGGGGACAGCAGATAAGCACCAGCAAACCTTCTTCTTTCAACTTCGGAATCTGGTGGGACGGTGATCTTAGTCGCGAGTTATTAGACAGGACCATGATTGACAAATGGAACCCACTTACCAATACCACCAACAGGTTATTTACCATCTACCAGGCAGCGCCTATTGCTCAAAATAACGATACGAAAGCAACACCGGGTCTTTCTGCCGACCTGTTTGGTGACTGGCGCGAGGAAATGATCTTCCGTTATTCCGATAATTCAGCGTTGGTAATTTTTACCACTACTATACCTACCAACCACCGCATTCGCACACTGATGCACGACCCGCAATACCGTACTGCTATCGCCTGGCAAAACTCTGGTTACAACCAGCCACCACATCCAAGTTTCTACCTGGGTAACAATATGGAAGAACCGCCAATGCCAAACATCTTTATAGCCAATGATGCAGGTTTACCTGTGAAGCTGTTAACCTTTACTGCAAAGCCGCATGACAAGCAAGTACTGGTAGAGTGGACAGCAACCAATGAAGTGAATAGTAAAGAATACGTAGTAGAACGCTCATCCAATGGAAGAGATTTTACCGCCATTGAAACCGTTGCTGATAAAGGAAGCAATGGCAGCGTGAACTACTACTATATTTTTGACACGCAACCTCTGGATGGCATCAATTACTACCGTTTGAAGCAGGTAGACATTGATGGCAAATATGTTTATTCCAACATTAAGACAGTCAGTTTTGGAAAGACAAAGCAGTTAAACATTTACCCTAACCCGGCTACTTCTTTTGTAAAACTAGAGATGCCACCATCAAATAATGTTTTATCTGTTACTATTACCAATGTAGAAGGAAGAATTGTATTCAGGAGCAGGGGCTTGCTTAGCCAGGTCAACAGCGAAATAAATGCATTGCTACCTTTAATGAAGCCAGGTTATTACCATGTACAGGTGGCGGAGAAAGAAGCAATTTTTAAAGGACCATTAATTAAACAATAA
- a CDS encoding glycosyl hydrolase 115 family protein, which translates to MKISCSFLLISLVVSSLCAGQKNSFAIVTKQQKATIVYSKQGKALDSIAAYLLAEDIERVTSHKPAVITDISKARGNMIVIGTIGSALVKKFAGSKSSLSKKLTGQWERFGLRVVDKPTAAISKALIIAGSDARGTAYGVFTLSEKLGVSPWYWWADAPVKKQEECIISQEEFISSPPGVKYRGIFINDEDWGLQPWAAKTFEPGTGDIGPKTYAKIFELLLRLKANLIWPAMHPSTKAFFHYPGNIKTAEDYQVIIGSSHAEPMLRNNVDEWNVKTMGPFNYFTNKERIFKYWEDRIKESRGINAIYTIGMRGVHDGQMEGIKDLKEAVPVVSKIIEEEREMLAKYINKDVTAIPQVLTPYKEVLDIYDNGLSVPNDVTLVWPDDNYGYIHRLNNETEKQRKGGAGVYYHASYWGRPHDYLWLPSTHPSLLREEMMKAFETGADRLWVLNVGDIKPQEYNIQQFLDMAYNPAPFKDSRYSRQHMHSWLNSIFGKDKSGEMVDILWQYYQLAFERKPEFMGWSQTEPTTQTKYTAFNHFYYGDEAQKRIDQYNKLETSVKKIYAQLNQQDAAAFYQLVYYPVVGASFMNKKFLYRDKAYFYSRQNRLSATDYADMSKAAYDSIVKETGYYNNQLANGKWKNMMSMKPRELPVYQPPALPTIKLEEGIGWNIAPEGFVTKDSSLHGDAALLSLPAFDNLNKQQYFIDVYLDKAQQQQWIATPSHDWIRISKNSGTLTVEKDQKQVRLWVDVDFRKLQEVGRTIGTITFTGGGKQYVVNVQAEKRSTEAFAGFQGFIENNGIVVIPATGFTRKSDQHSSQWQTINGLGYTGNVLQASPLSVNKKVTTNTDSIKQSNALVEYDFHTFNAATPVVSVFALPSHPINNNYRVRYAVTVDDGPLQLIDIKTAGRSEEWKQNVLRNRAERKIQLPFLPAGKHTLKIYAVDPGVMLDEIRIDIGGLKKAYSTLPPTTFLNNHINP; encoded by the coding sequence ATGAAAATCTCTTGCTCTTTCCTGCTCATCAGCCTAGTAGTGTCTTCACTTTGCGCAGGGCAGAAGAATAGTTTCGCGATTGTTACAAAACAACAAAAGGCTACCATTGTATATAGTAAACAAGGAAAAGCTCTCGACTCTATAGCCGCTTACCTTCTTGCAGAAGATATTGAACGTGTAACCTCCCATAAACCCGCGGTCATAACAGATATTTCCAAAGCAAGAGGCAATATGATTGTCATTGGTACTATTGGCTCTGCACTTGTGAAGAAGTTTGCGGGTTCCAAATCTTCTTTATCTAAAAAACTTACTGGCCAATGGGAGCGCTTCGGCCTTCGTGTTGTTGACAAACCAACTGCTGCAATTTCTAAAGCACTGATCATTGCAGGTAGTGATGCAAGAGGTACAGCTTACGGAGTATTTACATTATCAGAAAAACTAGGTGTTTCGCCGTGGTACTGGTGGGCTGATGCACCAGTGAAGAAACAAGAAGAATGCATCATCAGCCAGGAAGAATTTATTTCTTCACCGCCGGGTGTAAAGTATAGAGGAATTTTTATCAACGATGAAGATTGGGGCCTGCAACCATGGGCAGCCAAAACTTTTGAACCCGGAACAGGTGATATAGGGCCAAAAACCTATGCAAAAATTTTTGAGTTGTTGCTTCGCCTGAAAGCCAACCTTATCTGGCCCGCCATGCATCCCAGCACCAAAGCGTTCTTTCATTATCCCGGCAATATAAAAACAGCAGAAGACTACCAGGTAATTATAGGTTCATCGCATGCGGAGCCAATGCTACGCAACAACGTGGATGAATGGAATGTAAAGACGATGGGACCTTTCAATTACTTCACCAACAAAGAAAGAATTTTTAAATACTGGGAAGACAGGATAAAAGAAAGTCGCGGTATCAATGCGATCTATACTATTGGAATGCGGGGAGTGCACGACGGGCAAATGGAAGGGATAAAAGATCTGAAAGAAGCGGTGCCAGTGGTAAGTAAAATAATTGAGGAAGAACGGGAGATGCTGGCGAAATATATCAACAAAGATGTTACTGCCATACCGCAGGTACTTACTCCCTACAAAGAGGTGCTCGATATTTACGACAACGGCTTAAGCGTGCCGAATGATGTAACCCTTGTATGGCCCGATGATAACTACGGCTACATACACCGGCTGAACAATGAAACGGAGAAGCAAAGGAAAGGTGGCGCTGGAGTGTATTATCATGCTTCGTACTGGGGACGTCCGCACGATTATTTGTGGCTGCCTTCTACGCATCCATCGTTGTTGCGCGAAGAAATGATGAAGGCTTTTGAAACTGGCGCAGACCGTTTGTGGGTACTGAATGTTGGCGATATAAAACCGCAAGAATACAACATACAGCAGTTCTTAGATATGGCTTATAATCCTGCACCTTTTAAGGATAGCAGGTATTCCAGGCAACACATGCATAGTTGGCTCAACAGCATATTTGGCAAGGACAAGTCTGGTGAAATGGTTGATATACTATGGCAATATTATCAACTGGCGTTTGAGCGAAAACCTGAGTTCATGGGCTGGAGCCAGACAGAACCAACCACGCAAACAAAGTATACAGCATTCAATCATTTTTACTACGGCGATGAAGCACAGAAGCGGATAGACCAATACAATAAGCTGGAGACATCTGTAAAGAAAATATATGCGCAGCTAAACCAGCAAGATGCAGCTGCTTTTTACCAGTTGGTTTATTATCCTGTGGTAGGCGCCTCATTCATGAATAAAAAGTTTTTGTACCGTGATAAAGCATATTTCTACAGCAGGCAAAACAGGCTGAGTGCAACTGATTATGCTGATATGTCTAAAGCAGCTTACGATAGTATTGTAAAGGAGACAGGCTACTATAACAACCAGTTGGCAAATGGTAAGTGGAAGAACATGATGTCGATGAAGCCACGGGAGCTTCCCGTTTACCAGCCACCTGCACTACCCACCATAAAACTTGAAGAAGGAATCGGATGGAATATTGCTCCTGAAGGTTTTGTTACAAAGGATTCATCACTACATGGTGATGCAGCACTATTATCATTACCAGCTTTTGACAACCTGAATAAGCAGCAATATTTTATTGATGTTTATTTAGATAAAGCACAACAGCAACAATGGATCGCAACACCGTCGCATGACTGGATACGCATTTCAAAAAACAGCGGTACGCTCACCGTCGAAAAGGACCAGAAGCAAGTACGCCTGTGGGTGGATGTTGACTTTCGCAAATTGCAAGAAGTTGGCAGGACAATTGGCACCATAACATTCACTGGTGGAGGAAAGCAGTATGTTGTAAACGTGCAGGCTGAAAAGCGAAGCACTGAAGCATTTGCAGGCTTCCAAGGTTTCATTGAAAACAATGGGATAGTTGTGATCCCTGCCACTGGCTTCACCCGCAAGAGCGACCAGCATTCCAGCCAATGGCAAACGATAAATGGTTTAGGATATACAGGTAATGTGCTCCAGGCTTCTCCTCTATCGGTCAACAAAAAGGTTACAACCAACACCGACTCTATTAAGCAAAGCAACGCGCTTGTTGAATACGACTTCCATACTTTCAATGCCGCCACGCCTGTTGTGTCTGTCTTTGCGTTACCTTCTCATCCTATCAACAATAACTACAGGGTACGTTATGCAGTAACTGTTGATGATGGCCCGTTGCAATTGATAGATATAAAAACAGCAGGCAGAAGCGAAGAGTGGAAACAAAATGTTTTGCGGAACAGGGCTGAAAGAAAAATACAACTACCCTTTCTTCCTGCAGGAAAACATACTTTGAAAATCTATGCAGTTGATCCGGGTGTAATGCTGGATGAAATACGTATAGATATAGGCGGTTTGAAAAAAGCATATAGCACATTACCTCCAACCACATTTTTAAACAATCACATCAATCCATAA
- a CDS encoding LacI family DNA-binding transcriptional regulator has product MAKVSLKDLSDKLGVSMSTVSKALRDSYEISEETKKRVLQVASEMGYSASPYAGHLRHHKSRTIAIIVPELNNNFFIQAISGAEAVARTKDYHVLVYVTHENNELEEGILKHLQNGRVDGVIMSVAATSKNVQHIEALMQCDIPVVFFDRICHEIETAKITTDDFASSLTATEHLIKNGCRDIAFLSLSENLSIDNKRKQGYLEALHKHNLTINEARIIKCNGDDKVNFRKIKQLLNTNKPDGIFAAVEKLALTTYEVCHELKIDIPAGVKIICFSNLTTAPLLNPSLTTISQPALEMGKQAATILLKHLEKKRATIANENIVIKSMLVERASTKAVAVV; this is encoded by the coding sequence ATGGCAAAAGTCAGCCTCAAAGACCTGTCTGATAAGTTGGGTGTTTCTATGTCGACTGTTTCGAAAGCATTGCGCGATAGCTACGAGATTAGCGAGGAAACAAAGAAGAGAGTACTACAGGTTGCTTCTGAAATGGGTTATAGTGCCAGTCCTTATGCCGGCCATTTACGCCATCACAAGAGCCGCACCATTGCCATTATAGTTCCTGAATTAAACAACAATTTTTTCATTCAAGCCATAAGCGGTGCTGAAGCAGTAGCCCGTACCAAAGACTATCATGTATTGGTGTATGTAACGCATGAGAATAATGAATTGGAAGAGGGAATTCTGAAACATCTGCAAAATGGGAGAGTGGATGGTGTGATCATGTCGGTAGCAGCCACTTCTAAAAATGTTCAACACATTGAAGCGCTGATGCAATGCGATATACCTGTCGTTTTTTTTGATAGGATATGTCATGAAATAGAGACTGCTAAAATAACAACAGATGATTTTGCCAGTAGCCTTACCGCTACCGAACATCTTATAAAAAATGGCTGCAGGGATATTGCTTTCCTGTCGCTTTCAGAAAACCTTTCTATTGATAACAAAAGAAAGCAAGGCTACCTGGAGGCGTTGCACAAACACAACCTCACGATCAACGAAGCAAGGATCATAAAATGCAATGGAGACGACAAAGTAAACTTCAGGAAAATAAAGCAGTTGTTGAATACGAATAAACCGGATGGGATATTTGCGGCTGTAGAAAAGTTGGCACTTACCACATACGAGGTTTGCCATGAGCTGAAAATTGATATTCCTGCAGGTGTAAAAATTATCTGCTTTTCTAATCTTACAACAGCTCCACTGCTTAATCCTTCACTTACCACCATTTCGCAACCAGCACTGGAAATGGGCAAACAGGCCGCCACTATTTTGCTAAAACATCTGGAGAAAAAGCGGGCAACCATTGCTAATGAAAATATCGTGATCAAGTCGATGCTGGTTGAACGTGCGTCTACCAAAGCAGTTGCTGTTGTTTAA